The Brienomyrus brachyistius isolate T26 chromosome 7, BBRACH_0.4, whole genome shotgun sequence DNA segment GTTTTTGCTAACTTTAAAAAATGTTAGCGAACCAATTAGCATCTACTAAATTTACTGCCGCTAACTGTAATTCAGCTAACATTTTTTCgcaggtaaagtgaacagtgtTTGAGTAGAAAGAGGAAAGAGGAGAGATTAGAGTagattaaacagcatgactcacagaaaaaGGCAGGTAGCAAGGCATAGCACAGCATAAATTTAGGTAGACATATAAAACACATTAgattataacagtcagacaggTGGAATGATAGAGAGGTAGGTCTCACCTTTAGACTCTTATAGTCAGACTGATGGAAAAATCAAGAGGTAGGTCTCACCTGTACATTCTTATAGTCAGACATATGGAGCGATAGAGAGGTAAGACTTACCTGTACATTCTTAAAGTCAGACAGACAGGTGGAGCAACAGGGTGGTAGGTCTCACTTGTATATTCTTATAGTCAGACAGACAGGTGGAGCAACAGAGTGGTAGGTCTCACTTGTATATTCTTATAGTCAGACAGACAGGTGGAGCAACAGAGTGGTAGGTCTCACTTGTATATTCTTATAGTAAGACAGACAGGTGGAGCAACAGAGTGGTAGGTCTCACTTGTATATTCTTATAGTCAGACAGACAGGGGGAGCAACAGAGTGGTAGGTCTCACTTGTACATTCTTATAGTCAGACAGACAGGTGGAGCAACAGAGTGGTAGGTCTCACTTGTACATTCTTAtagtcagacagacaggtagagcAACAGAGTGGTAGGTCTCACTTGTATATTCTTATAATCAGACAGACAGGTGGAGCAACAGAGTGGTAGGTCTCACTTGTATATTCTTATAGTCAGACAGACAAGGGGAGCAACAGAGTGGTAGGTCTCACTTGTATATTCTTATAGTCAGACAGACAGGTGGAGCAACAGAGTGGTAGGTCTCACTTGTATATTCTTATAGTCAGACAGACAGGGGGAGCAACAGAGTGGTAGGTCTCACTTGTATATTCTTATAGTCAGACAGACAGGTGGAGCAACAGAGTGGTAGGTCTCACTTGTACATTCTTAAAGTCAGACAGACAGGTGGAGCAACAGAGTGGTAGGTCTCACTTGTATATTCTTATAGTCAGACAGACAGGTGGAGCAACAGAGTGGTAGGTCTCACTTGTATATTCTTATAGTCAGACAGACAGGTGGAGCAACAGAGTGGTAGGTCTCACTTGTATATTCTTATAGTCAGACAGACAGTTGGAGCAACAGAGTGGTAGGTCTCACTTGTATATTCTTATAGTCAGGCAGACAGGTGGAGCAACAGAGTGGTAGGTCTCACTTGTATATTCTTATAGTAAGACAGACAGGTGGAACAATAGATAAGTAGGTCGCACCTGTACATTCTTATAATCAAACAGACCGGTGAGGCAATAGAGCAGTAGGTCTTACCTGTAGATTCTTATAGTCAGACAGATAGTTGAAGCAACAGAGAGGTAGGTCTCACTTGTATATTCTTATAGTCAGGCAGACAAGTGGAACAATACAGAGACAGGTCTCACCTTTAGCTTCTTCACCTCCTCCTCAATCTCCCTCTCACATTCCAAGGCAGTGCTCAACTCGGTACGCAGGGCGGAGATGGAGTTGCTCAGAGTAGTCTGGACAATAGAAGCCAACGCCACTATCATGACCAGGCGAGTAACTCACACAGGGAGATAATCCTGTTAGCCTGGGGTGAACGTATGTGCAGAAATTAGCTCAGCAACTCAGACTGTCTGGTCTCATAAAATATCCCCCAGGAAGTTTTCTGCCAACTGAAATATATGTTGTGGAACAGAATCCGAAGCGGGTTGGCTGTGTTTCAGCCATTCGTATAATAAACCACAGCAAAGCAGGTTAATATCCCAGCACATGAAAACAATGGTGAAGCAAAATAAGGATGTAAGCTTCCTGTCTAAACTACTGGAAACAAGTTTAATTGTTTATACTTCTTCCTCTGTCAACATCAAATTCAAAAACAGTTTAATTTAGCATCATAACAGGTAACATAACAATAAGTAAAGCTTTTAGCATGCAGATGATGAGTAAGACGTCAACTCTTTCGCACACATGTGCTCCTCAACCACCCAGCCACCTCACCTTGCATCTCTGCTGTGCTTCCTGGATGCAGACCAGTGTATGGCTCTTATGTTCCTGGGAGACACCGCATACTAGGCACACCAGCTCCTGGTCATCTTCGCAGAAGAGCTTGAGGTCTTCCTGGTGCCGGGCGCACTGCGGCAtagcttctgcagccgcccGTCCCACACCAAGACTCTCCCCCTCTTCCAGACCCTGGCAGTAGCTCTCCACGATGCTGGCCACAATACGGTTGGGCCGGCAGCTCTGGCTGGGAAAGACCTCCCGGCACTGAGGACAGGAGGCCACGGTGACCCCGCACTGGTTGGAGTTAGGATTCTGGCCCTGGTCCTGAGCCTGGTCCTGGCCCAGACGTGGAGGTCTGGACCAAAAGCCAGCTATGCACGCTTTGCAGAAGGTGTGGTCACAGGGAAGGGACACCGGCTTCTTGAAAaggtccaggcagatggagcagGTCAGATCCTTGCTCAGCCGCTGCGCACGGCCCTTCGCAGCTCGGGCAGCCATGGTTGTCGGTCCTCCGGGCAGAAAATTCCGCACAACGTTTGGTGCTCTTGCTCGAATTTCACTCTCCTCtcccctgcctctctctctctctctctcaccgtgCACGCCTGTGTTTTCTTTAATGCCTGTCCCTCTCTTTGCTCTGCTGTCAGTATTTTCTGATCCTCCTGCCTTCTCTTCTGTTCTTCTCTCCCCTCTTTATCCCCCCTGGCTGCCGTGAGCCGATCCAGACTTGGCCTTCCTGCTGAGTCTGAGGAAGGAAAGGGGCGGGACCATAAGATaaagttacccccccccctttcccagcctTCCTGACATGAGGTTCTAGTCAGGAAATTAAGACTGGGCCTGAGCCAGTCTCTCCTTGGAGTATTTGTTTACAAAGGGTGTGTGGTTTGTACAGTTCAGCTATATATGTATCTTATAGCATTTAAATGCCGTAAAAGGGTTACtgcatgtgcttgtgtgtgtgtgcaagaaCTAACTCAGATCATTCCTCTTTTCTTCTTTTATCTAATCGCACCCTTAATGCGGTTGTTTCACAGCACAAAGCGATAAGAGTCTTCAGCTCCCCAGACAGCCGTTTGATCCGCCATTTTGTTAGCGATAGAGACCACTCCAAAGACCCTTTGGCTTATTAACTGCATGTATGTCAAAGGCATCGGCCGTAGGAGTGAAAGACAGAAAGGGATGGCTAGGGATGCCAAACAGATTTGAGTATTCCAAAGGTTTATTGTCACAAGTACTGGGTACAATGGGATGCTTATTTGCATGTTTGCTGCAGATTAGACAACAAGACATATGATACAAAAAGCCATAGAGATCTAGGTTACATGGCCATTGGACAAAAGATTTTGGTTTGAAAAGCTGGACGGAGGAGGTGAACAGTCAAACGCTAAATGATGAGACTGCTTGAGTTGTTCAGCAGTGATTGACGATGCTAGCTGCTCGGCTGGATGAATCACTCACAAATTATTCAAATGATTTCTGgcaacacacatacagacagaccagatacacgcacacataccatgagcagacagacactggcacccacatgctcacacATACCAAAGCATGAGCAGACAAACAGCTACCCACGCTCACAGACAAACGAACatatgtttgtgtttctgtCTTCATGGGGACTTCCCACTAATTTCAATGTGATCAATGATTCCTGACCCCATTCCAGCAAAATTCAAAACAGATGAGaaatacataaaaacaaaaaagaaattatACATCTTTTTGGCAGTTACTCTGTTCCTAGAGACACATTTTCCCCAAAATATGCCAACATACATACACTCATAGATACATACACTCATAGATACATACACTAATACAGATATATATACAGATTTTTCCAACACATTCATATGCATCCAAACAAACCTTCTCCTCAGCTTTCTTAGACTATGCAAACAGGGTTGGATCATCTCCAACACTTTCAACAGGAAGCTCCACCCATGGGAAAATGAAGGGTTTAAAATAAACTATATCACGCTGGAGCAGAATTTCATTCCTTACTGAACTGAGGCTGATCGGAGATAAAAAAACAGCTCGTTTTCCATTTCTTGATTGTTAGAGATTCATTGTTGTTTTATACACTGCCATATTTTTGTGATTATGTCACAGAGCCACTACATGATGTACCTGTGACCCAGTATTGGATGAGTGATTGGAAGACGGATGGTTGGACTAAATGATCATTGTGTGGTTGTGCTGTGGCTGAACATAGAAATCGGAATCAGATTCAGAATCATAATCCTTTAAACTGCCATCGACAAAAGTACAACGAATTTGTTTTGCCGTTGCCCGAGTATACGATTTAAACACTGTTGAGACAAAATAAGCATAAATACTGCTAGTAATAATGTACATTGTTTAGTAAACACATTTGAATAGATGATTGTATTCACATTCTTAATAATGTAACCAAGAACATTACTAAAGAATAATAAAGTGTTAAAAAGAGAGACTGATCTCTAAAGTGCCACATAATCTTAATGTGACAAGAGCCCAGAAAAACCGGATAGCTTCAGTGAAGTGAGATTACTGTGTCTCTGACAATCAATACCAATATTAACCGAATATGAAGAGATTAAGTAACCAttggcagatgggggggggggggaagagaggATGATCCCAAGGGCCCTGggtgacaggggccctaaaaatcTGGAATAAGATTGGACTGGTCTGGGTTGGGAGCCCGATATAATAAGCTCTCATTAAGTCTAAAATGTTTGCGGCACCTTGATACCCCTCCCCAGTCTGGAACAGCTAAGTCCTCAATCATTAGGGATAAGGCCCAGTTGTGGTACTACAGAAGGAGAGATCATGTGATGTGACTGAGGCTATAATGATTGGCCATTGGTGTTTTTTTGTTCAAAATGATTTAGGAATGTCCTGAGATCACCCACGCTTCCCTGGACGTCAGCCTATTTGCAGTGGTTTCGGAGGACCACTCTCCACTGCTGTGGCTTTGGGCAGAGGGAGATTTCCAGATCAAAAGATATTTTTCCCACATGCACTTTCCTGGAAGCCAAAGAAGACGCATATCCAGGACTTTTTTTATACTACAGGATGTTTACGGGCCACCCTGACTAGACAAGTTATAGAAAAAGTTTCATCTAGTGCTAGTATGTTTTGTTTATAATGTCTCACATACATTTTATTTCTTGCATTTGACTTGCTTGAATGTATTCTCTCACAGTAACTACCTTAGAACACCTGCAATGTCAAACACTAGAAATATGGATATTTGACATATTTTAACTAAAACATTTCAAAAAGCGGATCCACAAGACAATTAAGGCTCACCAATCGcataatattaattttcatagtatcggataaaccaatatTGGCGATGTAGCcggaaggtaaaaaaaaaaataatatatatatttttttttacttcaaagAAAAAGATGTTAGTCACCAAAAGTGCAGTCAAACTGTATTTCAGTGCATTCTCATAATCACATTTAAAAAGCGCTTTATAACCAGCAGCATCATTCAACAAATACCCCTAAAAAAACCGTATAATCCCCTTATACTGCTTCGCGACAGTGCGACACGACAGTGACGCACCCTTTTTGGCAGTTACTGGCCGTAAACTAGTAGGCTTACATTACGTCATTCGCAACGACGACAACAATAACAACGCTATCCTTGTCATGTTCCTTGAGTGCACCCACTGTgcaaatattaataattatatgtAAACCATACATAATATTGtatgatattttttttaaatgttcaatGGTAAGCAGTGTTAGTATCGGCAGCTGCTGTCGCAGTTAGCCCTCAAACGATTGCTCACACGCTATTTGTTTAGTAAATGTTTTGTGTTGAAGTCGACGACAGTTCTTGTAACAATGCCGTGATCGTCGACGATtaatttaatgttattttttacttGTATTCGCTGTTTTCTTTCTTTGCAGGGTGTAGCAATGCAGTAAGGAGTGTTGTGGCTAATTTCGTGAGATAATTAAGAGCCGCCAACACAGCAGGACACACGTACCAGCCATGGCTCAGCAAAGAGGAGTCAACAGTCTGCAGTTTAACCAAGATCAGAGTAAGTCAAGGATAATTTCTCTAGGTCCTGTATTAATTGATCGACTCGTGTCAATCCGATGCCCcgatagattttttttgtattttatgtgGAATCTGCACTGATTTTACGACTGTCTGCATTGGGCTATGTTTGCCTTTAAAGACATACCgttctgaatatttatgtaacTACCCAGTCAGACGCAGCTCAATCACAATCATAAGTCAATGGCTAATGCCATTTTGGTGTGTATCTCACCAGGTTAGGGATCAGTGTTTGtatccagaaggttgtgggttcagatcccaggCTGGCACTGGAAACAGATCACCATTGGGCCTTTAACTCATACCATTAACTATAATTGCTCCATGGATCCTGGCTAACTCCCCTCTCTGATGCTCTGGACAAAATCATCTGCTAATCAGATCAACATATATGTAAAATCTGCTGTTTGCTGTAACCTTAAAATGCTGCCCCTGTGACAGGTTGCTTCTGCTGTGCCATGGAAACTGGAGTCAGGATTTACAATGTGGAACCCCTAATGGAGAAGGGTCACCTAGGTAATATGCCAGTTGCCAGTTTTACAAAGTGCCTGTTTAAAACACCTCTAGCACCTTGAACCATGGAGTAGGTACTGAAACAATTTATGAAAAGTATATTGTGCGGATATATTATACTTGTTCCCCTTCTGGTCCTTAATTAGTACATACATATCGGCTGTTCTTCAGTCTGAGATGTGTCTGTTGTTCATGTGCTTCGTCTGGGTTTGCAGCTGCTGCTGTCAGAATATTAGATTCAGGGTCAGTATTATTGTCTCGGGTGCGTGTGCTTTCTGAATGCCGGCACGTTTTACATCGCAGATCATGAGCAGGTAGGGAGCGTGGCGCTCTGCTCCATGCTGCATCGCTCCAACCTGCTTGCCATCGTGGGAGGAGGCGTCAACCCGAAATTCTCTGAGATCTCAGGTAGGTGCAAGTCGTGACAATGTCTGCTCCGTGAAAAGACTTTGTGTAAATTCTTTCAAAACATACGCATTCTGCATCCGTATGCTTGGAAGATGTTGCTAATCatggtctgccccccccctccccgccacctTTTTGCGCACAGTGCTTATCTGGGATGATGCTCGGGAGTGCCGAGACTCCAAGGACAAGCTGGTATTGGAGTTCACCTTCACTAAGCCAGTGCTGTCTGTCTTAATGAGGCATGACAAGTGAGTTACGTTTGTCACTTTAATTACCCCTGACTCCTTCTAAATGGCACTTGATTGTGAAGATTTCCTGCTCTATGTTGCATCAATATGCTCACGTTATCACTGTCTTTCACTCATGAATTTGAAGGATTATTATCGTCCTGAAGAACAGGATCTATGTGTACAGTTTCCCTGACGACCCTGTCAAGCTGTTTGAGTTTGACACGCGGGACAATCCCAAAGGTGTGTCACTTGCAGCGAGATTATCACAACGATGCGGACCTGAGGTAGTGAGCCTGTCCTTGGGGAAGGCTGGCCTGATGGGGCTCACTCTTCCTCTTTGCTTGGCAGGCCTGTGTGATCTGTGCCCCAGCATGGAGAAGCAGCTGCTGGTCTTCCCTGGACACAAGTGTGGCAGCCTTCAGCTAGTGGTGAGGGAGTCGGAGATCAGGagctgagtggggggggggggctataaaGCATTCACTGGGTTTGCATACTGAATGGGTGGTTATACAGAATTCAGATATTTTATTTGCAATTGGTACAAGGCACAAAAAATTGGGGCAAAGCTTAGGGTTGTGCAGTTACAGTTTGGCCCAGCTGCGCACAAATCTTTGGCTGTACAAGGCTAAGAGGATCATGCCacttctccccttcatcaccCAGGACCTCTCCAATACTAAGCCAGGCACGTCCTCAGCCCCCTTTACCATCAACGCCCACCAGAGCGAGATCGCCTGCCTGGCACTGAACCAGCCAGGAAGCGTGGCCGCCTCGGCCTCCCGGAAGGGCACCCTCATCCGACTGTTCGACACCACCACTCGGGACAAGCTGGTGGAACTGCGGCGGGGCACTGACCCAGCCACTCTGTACTGGTGAGGAGGCCAGAGGGATTCTCTGATGTGCTGCAAATGCCATAGCAAGGCTATATTGGTTGAGGTGTAACTTTTAAGTGCAGAATAAATTGAGATAGTCATGTGACCGTGTTTGTTTTCATACTTATTAATGAGTAAAAACTTTCTGTTTTGTACTTTGTTCTCCTTCTTGAGTACCTTGGCATTTTCCTAGCTGGTTAACTGGTTTGTGGATTCACAATTGCCATTCGTGTTTTCTGCTATTAAACACAGGATATATATAGAAGAGTATAAGGATTCGTGTGCATGTTGTGTTAATCTGGCCTGTTCCATCTGTTTTGCAGCATCAATTTCAGCCATGATTCGTCTTTCCTCTGTGCTTCCAGCGATAAAGGAACCGTCCACATATTCGCTCTGAAAGACACCAAACTCAACCGCCGCTCTGCGTAAGACGCCTATGTCACGTTATGTAATACTGCTGTATTATGTAATAACTTGACAAAATGTTACAAACTTCAATCACATATTTTGACATTATTATACAATGTGTTCTCACATACTGTGTAACAATGCATAATGTAATAACATTGTGTCATGTAACAGTTCaacaaaatgttacaaattttcATTAGAAAAATTTAGGTAAATTTTCAAGGATGCGTTTCCCTAAAGTTACATGATGCTAAGTCGTTCGTTATCTCGTACTTAAGATAATCTGTCGATTAATGAGTGTTTCTCAAAACCCTTAGTAACTAAAATAGTTTGCAGTGTGATTCATAAATTAACGAGTGATCAAAGCAGATCTTTATTTTCtatgacattttttatttgaACTTTTGCCTGCTGTTCTATCACTGAGAAACAAAAGTCACCCAAAATGGATCACAAAAGCACACTGATGCCCTTTTTTGgacaatgtaataataatagggtaatgttgcaataaaaaaatatgtaggCTATAAACTTGTAACATTTTGTTGAGTTTTTACATAATGTGGTTTTATTACATGATGTCTTGTTGCACACCCTACGCTCATTTGCTCGTGGAGATTTGTTCCATAAGGTGTGATTTCCTTTGGCTGTTTGAAATTTTATAGGTGTAATTTTATCATATCTGACAGGCTGGCTCGTGTGGGAAAGGTGGGCCCTGTGATCAGCCAGTATGTGGACAGTCAGTGGTCCCTTGCGAGTTTCACCGTGCCAGCCGAATGTGCCTGCATCTGCGCTTTTGGGAAGAACACCTCCAAGAATGTCAACTCTGTTATAGGTATGCAGCTTGGGATGGTGTACTTACAGCACACTCACTGTGGTACATAGGGGTAGTGTACTCACTGCAGTGTCACTGCACAACATGCTGGTAGCCCTGTCACTTTACTTAAGGGCAGTGTACTTACTGCAGTGTCACTACACAGCATGCTGGTAGCCCTGTCACAGTACTTAAGGGCAGTGTTCTTACTGCAGTGTCACTGCACAGCATGCTGGTAGCCCTGTCACTTTACTTAAGGGTAGTGTTCTTACTGCAGTGTCACTACACAGCATGCTGGTAGCCCTGGGTGAGTCTGAATATGCATtcttgaccgtacttgtgttgTAATGTACCCGTTTTACGTTATATTCTATTACGGAATACCAGTCCCAAAAATAAGAGCACAAgtacagaggacagtaaaaattCCCAGATACTGTTCTTGCTtctccccaaatatcaaggagaCATTGGTTGCATCCTCGCCGAAAGGGACCAATCTGATGATTCACTGCATCCCGAGTTTGTTCTTGGAAGACATTAACTTTAAGGT contains these protein-coding regions:
- the wdr45 gene encoding WD repeat domain phosphoinositide-interacting protein 4; translation: MAQQRGVNSLQFNQDQSCFCCAMETGVRIYNVEPLMEKGHLDHEQVGSVALCSMLHRSNLLAIVGGGVNPKFSEISVLIWDDARECRDSKDKLVLEFTFTKPVLSVLMRHDKIIIVLKNRIYVYSFPDDPVKLFEFDTRDNPKGLCDLCPSMEKQLLVFPGHKCGSLQLVDLSNTKPGTSSAPFTINAHQSEIACLALNQPGSVAASASRKGTLIRLFDTTTRDKLVELRRGTDPATLYCINFSHDSSFLCASSDKGTVHIFALKDTKLNRRSALARVGKVGPVISQYVDSQWSLASFTVPAECACICAFGKNTSKNVNSVIAICVDGTFHKYVFTPDGNCNREAFDVYLDICDDDDF